Proteins encoded in a region of the Nocardia asteroides genome:
- a CDS encoding MFS transporter has product MTTAIDRGAPAPEHTGSGRRGSHALRWWVLAVLGVAQLMVVLDATVVNIALPAAQQDLGFDDGDRSWVVTGYALAFGSLLLLGGRLSDLFGRRNTFIVGLVGFAVASAIGGAATSFEMLVASRVGQGVFGALLAPAALALLTVTFTEPSERAKAFGIFGAVAGTGGAIGLLLGGALTEWASWRWVMFVNLAFAAVALVGAVLLLAKHASTERPKLDIPGTVVVTAGLFGIVYGFSHAESDGWTNGVTLAFLFGGAALIAVFAWLETRVAHPLLPVRIVLDRMRGTSYLTVFVMGIGMFAIFLFLTYYMQLTLGYSPIMTGVAFLPMVAAMVVSSTTAPSLVLPKVGPKILVSGGFLVAAAGMAWLTRIGLDTGYATHILPALILLGLGLGGAMATAFQGATSGVQHEDAGVASAMINTSQQVGGSIGTALLSTIAASAATDYLSTPKPDPLTIAQSAIESYTTSFWWATAIFVAGGILTAVLMPSTAPAPAEGEPVLAH; this is encoded by the coding sequence ATGACTACCGCGATCGACCGTGGGGCACCCGCCCCCGAGCACACCGGAAGTGGCCGGCGCGGCTCGCACGCGCTGCGGTGGTGGGTGCTCGCCGTCCTCGGTGTCGCACAGCTCATGGTCGTGCTCGACGCGACCGTGGTGAATATCGCGCTGCCCGCCGCGCAGCAAGACCTCGGCTTCGACGACGGTGACCGCTCCTGGGTGGTCACCGGCTACGCGCTGGCGTTCGGCAGCCTGCTGCTGCTCGGTGGACGCCTCAGCGACCTGTTCGGCAGGCGCAACACCTTCATCGTCGGCCTGGTCGGCTTCGCGGTCGCCTCCGCGATCGGCGGCGCGGCCACCAGTTTCGAGATGCTCGTCGCCTCCCGTGTCGGGCAGGGCGTCTTCGGCGCGCTGCTCGCCCCCGCCGCACTCGCCCTGCTCACGGTGACCTTCACCGAACCGTCCGAGCGAGCGAAGGCGTTCGGCATCTTCGGTGCGGTCGCGGGCACCGGCGGCGCGATCGGCCTGCTGCTCGGCGGCGCGCTCACCGAATGGGCGTCGTGGCGCTGGGTGATGTTCGTGAACCTGGCCTTCGCGGCCGTCGCCCTGGTGGGCGCGGTGCTGCTGCTGGCCAAGCACGCGAGCACCGAGCGGCCCAAGCTCGACATCCCCGGCACGGTCGTGGTCACCGCGGGCTTGTTCGGCATCGTCTACGGGTTCTCGCACGCGGAATCGGATGGGTGGACCAACGGCGTCACCCTCGCCTTCCTGTTCGGTGGCGCGGCGCTGATCGCGGTGTTCGCGTGGCTCGAGACCAGGGTCGCGCACCCGCTGCTTCCGGTGCGGATCGTGCTCGACCGGATGCGCGGCACCTCCTACCTGACGGTGTTCGTCATGGGCATCGGGATGTTCGCGATCTTCCTGTTCCTCACCTACTACATGCAGCTGACGCTGGGTTACTCGCCGATCATGACCGGCGTGGCCTTCCTGCCGATGGTTGCCGCCATGGTGGTCTCCTCGACCACCGCCCCGTCCCTGGTGTTGCCGAAGGTCGGGCCGAAAATCCTGGTCAGCGGTGGTTTTCTGGTCGCGGCGGCGGGCATGGCCTGGCTGACCCGGATCGGCTTGGACACCGGCTACGCCACCCACATTCTGCCCGCCCTGATCCTGCTGGGCCTCGGCCTCGGCGGCGCGATGGCCACCGCCTTCCAGGGCGCCACCTCCGGCGTGCAGCACGAGGACGCGGGCGTGGCCTCGGCCATGATCAACACCAGCCAGCAGGTCGGCGGATCGATCGGTACGGCGCTGCTGAGCACCATCGCCGCCTCCGCGGCCACCGACTACCTGTCCACCCCCAAGCCGGACCCGCTCACCATCGCGCAGTCCGCGATCGAGAGCTACACCACCAGCTTCTGGTGGGCCACCGCGATCTTCGTGGCGGGCGGCATCCTCACCGCGGTGCTCATGCCGAGCACGGCGCCCGCGCCCGCCGAAGGGGAGCCGGTGCTCGCCCACTGA
- a CDS encoding DUF190 domain-containing protein, whose protein sequence is MGGSQSDAAMVGRWRPAAQLTVLLDEDDKWRHTPAYHEIVRRARDAGLAGASVWRGIEGYGASAHVHTSRMLDIADHLPLMLVLVDEPERLRAFVERNAELFTSVNVTLAPVDQWQEGER, encoded by the coding sequence ATGGGTGGTTCGCAATCGGATGCTGCCATGGTGGGACGATGGCGTCCCGCCGCACAGCTCACCGTGCTGCTCGACGAGGACGACAAGTGGCGGCACACGCCCGCCTATCACGAGATCGTGCGCCGGGCCAGGGATGCCGGTCTGGCGGGCGCGAGCGTGTGGCGCGGTATCGAGGGATACGGCGCGTCCGCGCATGTCCACACCAGCCGGATGCTGGATATCGCCGATCACCTTCCACTCATGCTGGTGCTGGTCGACGAGCCGGAACGCCTGCGCGCCTTCGTCGAACGCAATGCCGAACTGTTCACCTCGGTCAACGTCACCTTGGCGCCGGTGGACCAGTGGCAGGAAGGTGAGCGATGA
- a CDS encoding fluoride efflux transporter CrcB — MRRPRGKPGARAGSAVDHAVPACFASPVPPRTTAVTIVGSAWLGDLSGASAGDRPLAAAGAGFRTVPTTFSMYGYEMFRLVAEVNVAVGSAVTGRSWT; from the coding sequence ATGAGAAGACCGCGGGGCAAGCCGGGTGCTCGCGCCGGGTCCGCCGTAGACCATGCTGTACCAGCCTGTTTCGCCTCGCCTGTGCCGCCGCGCACGACGGCCGTTACCATTGTCGGTTCGGCGTGGCTCGGGGATCTGAGCGGCGCGTCGGCGGGCGATCGGCCGCTCGCCGCCGCGGGAGCAGGCTTCCGCACCGTGCCGACCACGTTCAGCATGTACGGCTACGAGATGTTCCGGCTGGTGGCCGAGGTGAACGTGGCCGTGGGGTCGGCGGTGACCGGGCGGTCGTGGACATGA
- the pgm gene encoding phosphoglucomutase (alpha-D-glucose-1,6-bisphosphate-dependent), with product MAHDRAGRPARPTDLEDIAHLVTAYYSRTPDARDPAQRVAFGTSGHRGSSLDGAFNEAHILAITQSIVEYRATRGITGPVYLARDTHALSEPAWTTALEVLAGNDVTAVIDARDRYTPTPALSHAVLRHNRGGAKHQADGIVVTPSHNPPRDGGFKYNPPHGGPADNTATDAIAARANELLRDGLAQVKRTTLERALATGVERYDYLDHYIDDLPNVLNLDAIRGAGIRIGADPMGGASVDYWEEIGQRYDLELEVVNPFVDPTWRFMTLDSDGKIRMDPSSRFAMASLIAIKDDYDISTGNDADADRHGIVTPDGGLMNPNHFLAVAIEYLVANRMGWDALTKIGKTAVTSSMIDRVVSVLGRDVHEVPVGFKFFVPGLFSGSLAFGGEESAGASFLRMDGTVWTTDKDGILLALLAGEIAAVTGQSPSARYVELERRYGSPAYARIDAPATVEQKELLAKLTPDMITTKEIAGEPVTAVLTRARGNGAPLGGLKVTTENAWFAARPSGTEDKYKIYAESFHGPEHLAEVQTAAEELVGQALSGDR from the coding sequence ATGGCCCACGATCGAGCCGGGCGTCCCGCGCGTCCCACCGATCTGGAAGACATCGCACACCTGGTGACGGCGTACTACAGCCGTACCCCGGATGCGCGGGATCCGGCCCAGCGGGTGGCGTTCGGAACGTCGGGACATCGCGGCTCCAGCCTGGACGGCGCCTTCAACGAGGCGCACATCCTCGCGATCACCCAGTCGATCGTGGAGTACCGCGCCACCCGGGGCATCACCGGGCCGGTCTACCTGGCCAGGGACACCCACGCGCTGTCCGAGCCTGCCTGGACCACCGCGCTCGAGGTGCTCGCGGGCAACGACGTGACCGCGGTGATCGACGCCCGCGACCGCTACACCCCCACGCCCGCGCTCAGTCACGCGGTGCTGCGTCACAATCGAGGCGGCGCCAAGCACCAGGCCGACGGCATCGTCGTCACCCCGTCGCACAATCCGCCCCGCGACGGCGGCTTCAAATACAACCCGCCGCACGGCGGCCCGGCCGACAACACGGCCACCGACGCCATCGCCGCCCGCGCGAACGAGCTGCTGCGCGACGGCCTCGCCCAGGTCAAGCGCACCACGCTGGAGCGAGCGCTGGCCACCGGCGTGGAACGCTACGACTATCTCGACCACTACATCGACGACCTGCCCAACGTGCTGAATCTGGACGCGATCCGCGGCGCGGGCATCCGCATCGGCGCCGACCCGATGGGCGGCGCCAGCGTCGACTACTGGGAGGAGATCGGCCAGCGTTACGACCTCGAACTCGAGGTGGTCAACCCGTTCGTGGATCCCACCTGGCGGTTCATGACGCTCGACAGCGACGGCAAGATCCGGATGGACCCGTCCTCGCGCTTCGCGATGGCTTCGCTGATCGCGATCAAGGACGACTACGACATCTCCACCGGCAACGACGCCGACGCCGACCGGCACGGCATCGTCACGCCCGACGGCGGGCTGATGAATCCCAACCACTTCCTGGCGGTGGCCATCGAGTACCTGGTAGCCAACCGGATGGGGTGGGATGCGCTGACCAAGATCGGCAAGACCGCGGTCACGTCGTCGATGATCGACCGGGTGGTCTCCGTGCTCGGCCGCGACGTGCACGAGGTGCCCGTCGGGTTCAAATTCTTCGTCCCGGGGTTGTTCAGCGGCAGCCTGGCATTCGGCGGCGAGGAGAGCGCGGGCGCGTCGTTCCTGCGGATGGACGGCACCGTCTGGACCACCGACAAGGACGGCATCCTGCTCGCCCTGCTGGCCGGTGAGATCGCCGCGGTCACCGGGCAGAGCCCCTCGGCGCGCTACGTCGAACTCGAACGCCGCTACGGCAGCCCCGCCTACGCGCGGATCGACGCCCCCGCCACCGTGGAACAGAAAGAGCTGCTCGCGAAGTTGACTCCGGACATGATCACTACGAAGGAGATCGCCGGGGAGCCGGTCACCGCGGTACTGACCAGGGCGCGGGGCAACGGCGCGCCGCTGGGCGGCCTCAAAGTGACTACCGAGAACGCCTGGTTCGCCGCTCGCCCCTCCGGCACCGAGGACAAATACAAGATCTACGCGGAGTCGTTCCACGGCCCCGAGCACCTCGCCGAGGTGCAGACAGCCGCGGAGGAATTGGTGGGACAGGCGCTGTCCGGTGACCGATAG
- a CDS encoding MFS transporter, producing the protein MTDRSKPLPTEIWVLVGGAFVIAIGFGLVAPVLPQFARGFGVGVAAASAIVSAFALMRLLFAPVSGRLVQRLGERSVYLGGLLIVALSTGASALAQSYWQLMVLRSLGGIGSTMFTVSSLALVIRMSPPEQRGRVSGLWSTSFLVGSVSGPLVGGGLSGLGLRWPFVIYAVALSLVSVVVYLSLRNSELAAPEPVGGVRMMSFREGWARPEYRAVLLSNFANGAAVFGVRMALVPLLVVEVLHQAPGMAGVALTVFAAGNVAVLFASGRLSDRWGRKPFVIVGSLVCAAGTAGLGLATDVPWLLATSFVAGLGSGMFTPTQQAAVADIIGPNARGGPVLAGFQMAADLGTVIGPVAVGALAQQVSYGLALGVTGALLAVAALVWAAVPEPLRRRGSVHAEIPSERSRGADDAERRPAGIDRAVNEVSGAPVADSPAPVVAEAGAPGDRRENVKQDRTVADRPEPVTGEAVGEAKDPAGCSAAVTDDRRGTSAVVRPMVAAPGIAVADSNGQGSPTPEGRPMSRRTRRRVQRRTRRTR; encoded by the coding sequence GTGACCGATAGATCCAAGCCCCTGCCCACCGAGATCTGGGTGCTGGTCGGGGGCGCGTTCGTCATCGCCATCGGGTTCGGCCTGGTGGCCCCGGTGCTGCCGCAGTTCGCGCGCGGATTCGGCGTCGGCGTAGCGGCCGCCTCGGCGATCGTCTCCGCGTTCGCTCTGATGCGGTTGCTGTTCGCGCCGGTGAGCGGGCGGCTGGTGCAGCGGCTGGGGGAGCGCTCGGTCTACCTCGGCGGGCTGCTGATCGTGGCGTTGTCCACCGGCGCCAGCGCGCTGGCCCAGAGCTACTGGCAGCTCATGGTGTTGCGGTCGCTCGGCGGTATCGGATCGACCATGTTCACCGTGTCGTCGCTGGCGCTGGTCATCCGGATGTCGCCGCCCGAACAGCGCGGCCGGGTCTCCGGGTTGTGGTCGACCAGCTTCCTGGTCGGCTCGGTGAGCGGGCCGCTCGTGGGCGGCGGGTTGTCCGGGCTCGGCTTGCGGTGGCCGTTCGTGATCTACGCGGTCGCGTTGTCGCTCGTCAGCGTCGTGGTCTACCTGAGTCTGCGCAATTCGGAACTGGCCGCGCCGGAGCCGGTCGGCGGGGTGCGCATGATGTCCTTCCGGGAGGGCTGGGCGCGGCCGGAGTACCGGGCTGTGCTGCTGTCGAATTTCGCCAACGGGGCGGCCGTGTTCGGTGTCCGGATGGCGTTGGTGCCGTTGCTCGTCGTCGAGGTGCTGCACCAGGCCCCGGGAATGGCCGGTGTCGCGTTGACGGTGTTCGCCGCGGGCAACGTCGCGGTGCTGTTCGCCTCGGGGCGACTGTCCGACCGGTGGGGACGAAAACCGTTCGTGATCGTCGGCTCGCTGGTGTGCGCGGCGGGTACGGCGGGGCTCGGCCTGGCGACCGACGTGCCCTGGCTGCTGGCCACCTCCTTCGTGGCGGGGCTGGGTTCGGGCATGTTCACGCCCACTCAGCAGGCGGCTGTCGCCGACATCATCGGGCCCAATGCGCGCGGCGGGCCGGTGCTGGCCGGTTTCCAGATGGCCGCCGACCTCGGCACCGTCATCGGGCCGGTCGCCGTGGGAGCCCTCGCCCAGCAGGTGTCCTACGGGCTCGCGCTCGGCGTGACCGGCGCCCTCCTCGCGGTCGCCGCACTCGTGTGGGCCGCGGTCCCCGAGCCGCTGCGGCGTCGCGGTTCCGTCCATGCGGAGATCCCGTCCGAACGGTCCCGGGGCGCCGACGATGCCGAACGCCGACCGGCTGGGATCGATCGAGCAGTGAACGAGGTGTCGGGCGCGCCGGTAGCCGACAGTCCGGCGCCGGTCGTGGCGGAGGCAGGTGCACCGGGTGATCGCCGGGAAAACGTGAAACAAGATCGCACGGTGGCTGATCGTCCCGAACCGGTTACGGGTGAAGCGGTAGGGGAGGCAAAGGATCCAGCGGGTTGTTCCGCTGCCGTGACAGATGATCGCCGCGGTACCTCAGCCGTCGTCAGGCCGATGGTAGCCGCGCCCGGCATCGCGGTCGCCGACTCGAATGGCCAGGGATCTCCGACCCCCGAAGGGCGGCCGATGTCTCGCCGCACACGTCGGCGGGTGCAGCGACGTACCCGCCGAACACGCTGA
- a CDS encoding thioredoxin domain-containing protein encodes MSSATTYALGAVALALIVLIVIAAMRWGRDEAAVRNDGYGSVREPAVHSMLEQNGSILLGRPDAKKTIEVFEDPLCPGCGSLEHIYGQELAQRIDEGALAVRYRLVNFLDARSRSKDYSTRAVAANQCVAEAGSGPVYSKFHTDLFTTKRPSEGGADLSNDELAAIARDAGASEPVRQCITTGAKIDFARTTAMAQTAALGEALGGSAATPSVFDGTSKVDTGDENWVVGLTD; translated from the coding sequence ATGTCCAGTGCGACCACCTATGCGCTCGGCGCGGTCGCTCTCGCGCTGATCGTATTGATCGTCATCGCGGCGATGCGATGGGGGCGGGACGAAGCGGCCGTTCGCAACGACGGTTACGGTTCGGTACGGGAACCGGCGGTGCACTCGATGCTCGAGCAGAACGGTTCGATCCTGCTCGGCCGCCCGGACGCGAAGAAGACCATCGAGGTCTTCGAGGACCCGCTGTGCCCAGGCTGCGGCAGTTTGGAGCACATCTACGGTCAAGAGCTCGCGCAGCGGATCGATGAGGGCGCGCTCGCGGTGCGCTACCGCTTGGTGAATTTCCTCGACGCGCGGTCCCGGAGCAAGGACTACTCGACCCGTGCTGTCGCCGCGAACCAATGTGTCGCCGAGGCGGGTTCGGGCCCGGTCTACTCCAAGTTCCACACCGACCTGTTCACCACGAAGCGTCCCAGCGAAGGGGGCGCCGACCTGAGCAACGACGAACTCGCCGCGATCGCCCGCGACGCCGGAGCCTCCGAACCGGTGCGGCAATGCATCACGACCGGCGCCAAGATCGACTTCGCGCGCACCACCGCCATGGCGCAGACGGCGGCGCTCGGCGAGGCGCTGGGCGGCTCCGCGGCCACGCCTTCGGTCTTCGACGGCACGAGCAAGGTCGACACCGGCGACGAGAACTGGGTGGTCGGGCTCACCGATTGA
- a CDS encoding YbaB/EbfC family nucleoid-associated protein: protein MGDIDPVSGHIERLQRALTDARGKAASADGSLRVEVGANGTLHSIELGEGGAYLDPRRLVEMIIDLHRAAVADAAAVMRETVAALSSDPRLQEGRQHVVDKLTQPRPSNEPIHTGVSSPTADQQHVSARAREGSPSEPNTAPSVTQTPIPSRAAPRAPIRTAPTRAATPATRPAKSPRHHPAPARISEFDPVTYAPVTRTRRQSTPDRPTDTSPQPRTATEPPAAENTGGGTSQPLHSTEGSTPSLPRAAASCPVDITESVIAWHDPSDDSHITGASWPPDDYPLMSDEWWWGPHSTDGI from the coding sequence ATGGGGGATATCGATCCGGTCTCCGGCCACATCGAACGACTCCAGCGTGCGCTCACCGATGCCAGGGGTAAGGCAGCCAGTGCGGATGGGTCGCTGCGCGTGGAAGTCGGCGCGAACGGCACGCTGCACAGTATCGAGTTAGGCGAGGGCGGCGCCTATCTGGACCCGCGTCGGCTGGTCGAGATGATCATCGACCTGCATCGCGCAGCGGTGGCCGACGCGGCAGCGGTCATGCGTGAGACCGTGGCGGCGCTGAGCAGCGATCCACGCCTGCAGGAGGGTCGCCAGCATGTCGTCGACAAGCTCACGCAGCCGCGACCCAGCAACGAACCCATCCACACCGGGGTGTCTTCGCCGACGGCAGACCAGCAGCACGTTTCCGCACGAGCACGCGAAGGTTCACCCAGCGAACCGAACACAGCACCGAGCGTGACCCAGACCCCGATCCCATCTCGGGCCGCACCACGTGCGCCCATTCGCACCGCACCGACGAGGGCTGCGACACCGGCAACGCGTCCCGCGAAATCTCCGCGACACCACCCCGCACCAGCACGAATCTCCGAGTTCGATCCCGTCACGTACGCTCCGGTCACCCGCACCCGCCGCCAGTCGACACCTGATCGACCCACTGACACATCACCTCAGCCGCGCACCGCCACCGAACCCCCGGCCGCCGAAAACACCGGTGGCGGCACGTCGCAACCCCTGCACAGCACCGAGGGCTCGACACCATCACTGCCCCGGGCCGCCGCATCCTGCCCCGTTGACATCACCGAGTCGGTCATCGCCTGGCACGATCCCTCCGACGACTCCCACATCACCGGCGCGAGCTGGCCACCCGACGACTACCCGCTCATGTCAGACGAGTGGTGGTGGGGACCGCACTCGACCGACGGAATATGA